From the Flavobacterium galactosidilyticum genome, one window contains:
- a CDS encoding bifunctional GNAT family N-acetyltransferase/carbon-nitrogen hydrolase family protein, with the protein MQTHINKVELRNLKYDDYKELKNSMVESYPEMVGSYWREHQIEKLLNIFPEGQLVIIVDGKVVGSALSLIVDESIVDKNHNYSDITGNYSFSTHNSNGDVLYGIDVFIHPNYRGLRLGRRLYDARKELCEQLNLKAIVFAGRIPNYGQHAKEMTPKNYIQKVKRKELHDPVLSFQLSNDFHVIRVMKNYLQGDADSKEFAVLLEWNNIYFDESPRLINLEKSVIRLGLVQWQMRQLNNLEALFEQCEFFVDVVSGYGSDFALFPELFIAPLMADYNHLSEAEAIRELAKHSDPIRKRFQELAISYNINIITGSMPYLENGTLYNVGFLCKRDGTSEMYSKIHVTPNEVQHWGMTGGSTIKTFDTDCGKIGIMICYDVEFPELSRLMADEGMNILFVPFLTDTQNAYTRVKHCAQARAIENECYVAIAGCVGNLPKVNNMDIQYAQSAVFTPSDFAFPSNGIKAEATTNTEMTLIVDVDLNLLKELHEHGSVRILKDRRTDLYDIKKINP; encoded by the coding sequence ATGCAAACCCATATAAATAAAGTAGAATTAAGAAATTTAAAATACGACGACTATAAAGAATTAAAAAATTCAATGGTTGAATCGTACCCAGAAATGGTAGGTTCTTATTGGAGAGAACATCAAATTGAAAAATTATTAAACATTTTCCCAGAAGGCCAATTGGTTATTATAGTTGATGGAAAAGTAGTTGGATCAGCGCTATCGCTAATTGTAGATGAGAGCATAGTAGATAAAAACCATAATTATTCGGATATAACAGGAAACTACTCTTTTTCAACGCACAACTCAAATGGAGATGTTCTGTATGGAATTGATGTTTTCATTCATCCCAACTATAGAGGATTGCGATTAGGAAGACGTTTGTATGATGCTCGAAAAGAACTGTGCGAACAACTGAATTTAAAAGCTATTGTTTTTGCTGGTAGAATTCCAAATTACGGGCAACATGCCAAAGAAATGACACCTAAGAATTATATCCAGAAGGTTAAGAGAAAAGAATTACATGATCCAGTGCTGTCATTTCAGTTGAGTAATGATTTCCACGTGATTCGGGTAATGAAAAATTACCTACAAGGAGATGCCGATTCGAAAGAATTTGCCGTTCTTTTAGAATGGAATAATATTTATTTTGACGAAAGTCCAAGACTGATAAACTTAGAAAAAAGTGTTATTAGACTAGGATTAGTACAATGGCAAATGCGCCAATTGAACAATTTAGAAGCTTTATTTGAACAATGCGAATTTTTTGTAGATGTTGTTTCTGGCTATGGAAGTGATTTTGCACTATTTCCAGAACTATTCATCGCACCACTGATGGCTGATTACAATCATTTATCAGAAGCAGAGGCTATACGCGAATTAGCGAAGCATTCTGATCCAATCAGGAAGCGTTTTCAGGAATTAGCTATTTCTTATAACATCAACATCATCACTGGAAGTATGCCATATTTAGAAAATGGCACCTTATATAATGTCGGTTTTCTTTGCAAAAGAGACGGAACTTCAGAAATGTATTCTAAAATTCACGTAACGCCAAACGAAGTCCAACACTGGGGAATGACTGGAGGGTCTACAATAAAAACCTTTGACACCGATTGTGGCAAAATAGGAATCATGATTTGTTACGATGTCGAATTCCCAGAACTATCGCGCTTAATGGCTGACGAGGGAATGAATATTTTATTTGTACCATTCTTGACAGATACACAAAATGCCTACACGAGAGTTAAACATTGCGCTCAAGCTCGCGCAATCGAAAATGAATGTTATGTTGCTATTGCGGGTTGTGTGGGTAATCTCCCAAAGGTAAATAACATGGATATTCAATATGCACAATCAGCCGTATTTACACCTTCGGATTTTGCTTTTCCAAGTAATGGGATCAAAGCAGAAGCTACTACTAATACGGAAATGACGCTTATTGTAGATGTCGATTTGAATTTGTTAAAAGAACTTCACGAGCATGGAAGTGTTCGTATTCTTAAGGATCGAAGAACTGATTTGTATGACATCAAAAAAATAAATCCATGA
- a CDS encoding M28 family peptidase, which produces MMPQWTSDDDRPLTEFSTKRALTQVAEISKQPHYVGSKNHEVVANYLQKELNELGLETSLQEGYTLSDWGNLVKSKNILARIKGSSNSKALLLLTHYDSAPHSYSPGASDAGSGVATILESARAFLHNKTPHKNDIIILFSDAEELGLNGAALFVTQHQWAKEVGLVLNFEARGSSGPSYMLMETNKGNAGLVKEFAAAKATFPVSNSLMYSIYKMLPNDTDLTVFREQGNIQGYNFAFIDDHYNYHTAQDDINHLNKNTLAHQGTYLMPLLKYFSNADLNTTQASEDYVYISIPYTFINYPFSWVLPMTIIGLILFIGLIFLGIAKRVLSFSEIAKGFVPFLIAATLVGLIAFFGWKGLLFVYPQYNDLLNGFTYNGHSYIAAFVLLALAISFFVYQRFSAKKANINQYVAPLFIWIIINGILAFSLQGAGFLIIPVYFGLLIFGIFIITQRSNNILTLVLSIPALIIIAPFIQMFPIGLGLKVLFGSAILTVLLFGLLLPVFGAFAKKGMWGLLLFVVSIGFFAKAHFDSGYEFGKAKSNSLLYIYNADTDKASWATYDTNLDSWTKSYLGENPKEATPTNAIPLFSKYNSGFTYIVDAPKKELLKPTIQFLEDRIEGNQRKLKIFITPNRNVNRYDIFANEKMTIYNFKANGVTTLGQKNSLYERKGKKILSYYLVDNAPLELEFSINSNAIFDMELLESSFDLMTNPLFNIQKRENWMMPTPFVLNDAVLIKEKIKPSPVIVNPTVLIPAITIPVVKRKIPAVIDSLKVE; this is translated from the coding sequence ATGATGCCTCAATGGACATCGGATGATGACCGCCCACTAACGGAGTTTTCGACCAAACGAGCTTTGACTCAAGTGGCGGAAATTTCGAAACAACCTCATTACGTGGGTTCAAAAAATCATGAGGTAGTAGCTAATTATCTTCAAAAAGAGTTAAATGAATTAGGGCTGGAAACTTCCCTACAAGAAGGTTATACACTTAGCGATTGGGGAAATCTAGTAAAATCAAAAAATATTTTGGCTAGAATAAAAGGTTCTTCCAACTCTAAAGCGCTGCTATTGCTTACTCATTATGACAGCGCACCACACTCCTACTCTCCAGGAGCGAGTGACGCAGGCTCAGGTGTGGCAACAATACTCGAAAGTGCGCGCGCTTTTTTACACAATAAAACTCCGCATAAAAATGATATTATAATCCTTTTTTCGGATGCAGAAGAATTAGGGTTAAATGGCGCTGCTCTTTTTGTAACCCAACATCAATGGGCAAAAGAAGTTGGTTTAGTTCTCAATTTTGAAGCTCGTGGTTCTTCGGGACCAAGTTATATGTTGATGGAAACTAACAAAGGAAATGCAGGTTTAGTAAAAGAATTTGCTGCTGCAAAAGCCACTTTTCCGGTTTCAAACTCGTTAATGTATAGCATTTATAAAATGTTACCTAACGATACTGACTTGACAGTTTTTAGAGAACAAGGTAACATTCAGGGTTACAATTTTGCCTTCATTGACGACCATTATAATTATCACACTGCACAAGATGACATCAATCATTTAAACAAAAATACATTAGCACATCAAGGCACTTATTTGATGCCATTACTGAAATATTTTTCAAATGCTGATTTAAACACAACACAAGCAAGCGAGGATTATGTTTATATTTCAATTCCGTACACCTTTATAAACTATCCTTTTAGTTGGGTTTTACCAATGACGATCATTGGATTGATTCTATTTATAGGACTGATTTTCTTAGGAATAGCAAAACGAGTTTTGTCATTTTCTGAAATTGCAAAAGGATTTGTCCCGTTTCTGATTGCTGCAACTCTTGTTGGATTAATAGCTTTTTTCGGATGGAAGGGATTACTTTTTGTTTATCCGCAATACAATGATTTGCTGAACGGCTTCACTTATAATGGTCATTCGTATATCGCTGCTTTTGTTCTCTTGGCTTTAGCTATCAGCTTTTTTGTTTACCAACGTTTTTCTGCTAAAAAAGCAAACATAAATCAATATGTTGCGCCATTATTCATTTGGATTATTATCAATGGAATTCTTGCTTTTAGTTTACAAGGAGCCGGATTCTTGATTATCCCAGTTTATTTTGGCCTATTAATATTTGGTATTTTCATTATTACGCAAAGGTCTAACAACATACTAACTCTTGTTTTGAGCATTCCTGCTTTGATAATTATTGCTCCTTTTATCCAAATGTTTCCAATAGGTTTAGGATTAAAAGTGCTTTTTGGAAGTGCTATTCTTACTGTACTACTTTTTGGCTTATTGCTTCCCGTTTTTGGGGCTTTCGCTAAAAAAGGAATGTGGGGATTATTGCTTTTTGTAGTTTCAATTGGATTTTTTGCTAAAGCTCATTTTGATTCCGGTTATGAATTTGGTAAGGCCAAATCAAACAGTCTATTATACATTTATAACGCTGATACGGACAAAGCAAGTTGGGCCACTTATGACACGAATCTCGATTCTTGGACTAAAAGTTATTTAGGTGAAAATCCAAAAGAAGCAACGCCTACGAATGCCATTCCATTATTTAGCAAATACAATTCTGGTTTTACTTATATTGTTGATGCGCCTAAAAAAGAACTTCTAAAACCTACAATCCAATTTCTAGAAGATCGAATAGAAGGAAATCAGAGAAAATTAAAGATCTTCATTACTCCAAATAGAAATGTAAATCGATATGATATTTTTGCAAATGAAAAGATGACAATTTACAATTTTAAGGCAAATGGAGTAACAACTTTAGGACAAAAAAATTCTTTATACGAGCGTAAAGGAAAAAAAATACTAAGTTATTATTTGGTGGATAATGCACCACTAGAACTGGAATTCAGTATTAATTCCAATGCTATTTTTGATATGGAATTATTAGAAAGTTCTTTTGATTTAATGACAAATCCATTGTTTAATATTCAAAAAAGAGAAAATTGGATGATGCCAACTCCTTTCGTATTGAACGATGCTGTTTTGATAAAAGAGAAGATAAAACCGAGTCCCGTAATTGTTAATCCAACTGTTTTAATTCCCGCCATCACCATTCCTGTAGTAAAACGTAAAATTCCAGCGGTTATAGATAGTTTAAAAGTCGAGTGA
- a CDS encoding SDR family NAD(P)-dependent oxidoreductase — MVTIDEIFINTHTITLNNMRKISILGCGWLGLPLAKAILYKGFQVNGSTTTVEKLSILKDEGIYPFLIDIPLFIDKENLDSNSFSDAMNSFLQGSETLIIDIPPKLRGDSAATNEKTFVKKVATLIPFIEQSTVQNVIFVSSTSIYGEGQLIVTELTKPQPDTESGKQLLESEQLLQNNTHFKTTLVRFGGLIGADRQPGKYLAGRENLENPDAPVNLIHQKDCIGIILKIIEMNSWNEIFNAVSYFHPSREQYYTQKAAELNLALPKFDHSKPSNGKLIENDKVINRLKYTFTEPNL; from the coding sequence ATGGTTACCATAGATGAAATTTTTATAAATACGCATACTATTACACTAAATAACATGAGAAAAATAAGCATTCTAGGTTGTGGCTGGTTGGGATTACCGTTGGCGAAAGCCATACTTTATAAAGGATTTCAGGTTAATGGATCAACAACAACTGTAGAAAAACTTTCGATATTGAAGGACGAAGGAATCTATCCTTTTTTAATAGATATTCCTCTATTTATTGACAAAGAAAATCTTGATAGCAATAGTTTCTCAGATGCTATGAACTCTTTTTTACAAGGAAGTGAAACTTTAATAATCGATATTCCACCCAAATTGCGAGGTGATTCAGCTGCAACGAATGAGAAAACATTTGTAAAAAAAGTAGCAACATTAATCCCATTTATAGAACAATCGACTGTTCAAAACGTGATTTTTGTAAGTTCGACTTCTATTTATGGAGAAGGACAATTAATCGTAACTGAATTGACAAAACCGCAACCCGATACGGAAAGTGGCAAACAATTATTGGAATCTGAACAGCTATTGCAAAACAATACCCACTTTAAAACTACTTTAGTTCGTTTTGGTGGTTTAATTGGTGCTGACAGACAACCCGGAAAATATTTAGCAGGACGTGAAAACCTTGAAAATCCAGATGCTCCCGTTAATTTAATTCATCAAAAAGATTGCATTGGAATTATTTTAAAAATTATAGAAATGAATTCTTGGAATGAAATCTTCAACGCCGTTTCTTACTTTCATCCTTCACGTGAACAATATTACACTCAAAAAGCAGCCGAACTGAATTTAGCTTTACCGAAATTTGATCATTCAAAACCATCTAATGGAAAATTAATTGAAAATGACAAAGTTATAAACCGTTTAAAATATACTTTTACAGAACCAAATTTGTAA
- a CDS encoding DMT family transporter — protein sequence MKTKIKNAVSSRISLIGLPILALCFVSFFWGTTWIASKEGVKHMPPLQLAAIRQFLGGILYISFFLFKKAPWPKGKQWKTILILSILNFVLSNGLSTWGVKYISSGLGAIIGALVPLWVVIISMFRGEKLARLSIVGLLISFSGVCVVFYDHLADFIQPDFRFGIALSLISTLTWAFGSLYTKKKAASFNPYFGLGIQMFISSIFLFAFTGATGTGVPLTSIPAISWWAISYLVVFGSVLTFIAFIYALQHLPAHISTIYAYINPIIAVILGAIIFNESLNAAIIIGGSIILSGLYMVNYSLRKARQNAITTK from the coding sequence GTGAAAACTAAAATTAAGAATGCTGTTTCTTCCCGAATCAGCTTGATAGGATTGCCTATCCTAGCATTATGCTTCGTCAGTTTTTTTTGGGGAACTACATGGATTGCTTCAAAAGAAGGAGTTAAACACATGCCTCCTTTACAACTTGCTGCCATCAGACAATTTCTAGGCGGAATCCTCTATATTTCCTTTTTTCTATTCAAAAAAGCACCTTGGCCAAAGGGCAAACAATGGAAAACAATTCTTATTCTAAGTATTCTAAATTTTGTTTTAAGTAACGGATTAAGCACTTGGGGCGTCAAATATATTAGTAGCGGCTTGGGAGCTATTATTGGAGCACTTGTCCCTTTATGGGTCGTAATCATAAGTATGTTTAGAGGCGAAAAATTAGCCCGATTGTCGATAGTAGGTTTGCTTATCAGTTTTAGCGGCGTATGTGTTGTTTTCTACGATCATTTAGCAGATTTTATACAACCTGATTTTAGATTTGGCATAGCACTCTCGTTGATTTCAACATTGACGTGGGCTTTTGGATCATTGTATACTAAGAAAAAAGCAGCCAGTTTTAATCCTTATTTTGGTTTGGGAATCCAAATGTTTATTTCTAGTATTTTTCTTTTTGCATTTACCGGAGCCACGGGAACAGGAGTGCCATTGACTTCAATTCCAGCTATTTCGTGGTGGGCCATATCTTATTTAGTTGTTTTTGGCTCTGTACTTACTTTTATTGCCTTTATTTATGCACTGCAACATCTACCAGCGCACATAAGTACCATTTATGCGTACATAAATCCAATAATTGCTGTAATTTTAGGTGCTATTATTTTTAACGAATCACTTAACGCGGCAATTATTATTGGTGGCAGTATTATTTTAAGCGGTTTGTATATGGTCAATTATTCGTTAAGAAAAGCACGACAAAACGCAATTACAACCAAATAA
- a CDS encoding S9 family peptidase has protein sequence MKLKNALLATSFLALFIAHAQQKKGVVVPNENLITENIAEIPKELSNDVKKYSESRSASLAEIHPLKNEIIVNTRFGSTSQLHHVSQVMGARTQITFFDEPVSAASYEPTKGEYLVYSKDIGGNEFGQLFKLDLKTLQSTLLTDGGRSQNGGITWRKDGKGFYYSSTKRNGGDRDIYYMDPNNPKTEKLILQVKGGGWGIQDISPDGKQLVIGEYVSINESYLWLLDIATGKLTEISDRNSKGVSQSDATFSNVPNEIWFLTDKDNEFERLASMNLKTKKTTYYTSTIPWNVENYDVSEDKKSIVFITNEAGLNKMYLMNTATKAYKEVKNLPIGLISDARFTKNNQNIFFNQSTAQSASDVYQLNIQTGKTNRWTESELGEMQKSDMSVPKYVEWKSFDDLKISGFYYPASPKFKGKRPVIIMIHGGPEGQSMASFLGSNNFYTSEMGVSLLYPNVRGSSGFGKTYLAKDNGFLREDSVKDIGALLDWIAKQPELDKDKIMIMGGSYGGYLTLATAFHYADKIKCSVDIVGISNFNTFLKNTEEYRRDLRRAEYGDERDPKMAAFFDKMAPLNNTDKIKKPMFIIQGTNDPRVPVTEAMQMRDKLKAQGNTVWYLEAKDEGHGFKKKANIDYQRLAVIRFMEEYLVK, from the coding sequence ATGAAATTAAAAAATGCTCTTTTAGCAACTTCATTTCTAGCTTTGTTTATCGCGCACGCGCAGCAAAAGAAGGGTGTGGTAGTTCCTAATGAAAATTTAATTACAGAAAATATTGCCGAGATCCCAAAAGAACTTTCTAATGATGTTAAAAAATATTCTGAATCTAGAAGCGCTTCTTTAGCTGAAATTCATCCGTTGAAAAATGAAATTATCGTCAATACACGATTTGGTTCAACTTCGCAATTACACCATGTTTCACAAGTTATGGGAGCGAGAACGCAAATCACATTTTTTGATGAGCCTGTGAGTGCTGCTTCGTATGAGCCAACAAAAGGAGAATATTTAGTATATTCTAAAGACATTGGAGGAAATGAATTTGGTCAATTATTTAAACTTGATTTAAAAACCTTGCAATCAACACTATTGACCGATGGTGGAAGATCTCAAAACGGAGGAATCACGTGGCGCAAAGATGGCAAGGGATTTTATTACTCTTCCACTAAAAGAAACGGTGGTGATCGCGATATTTACTACATGGATCCTAACAATCCTAAAACTGAAAAATTAATTCTACAAGTAAAAGGTGGCGGCTGGGGAATTCAAGATATTTCACCTGACGGCAAGCAATTAGTAATTGGTGAATATGTTTCTATTAACGAATCGTACCTTTGGTTATTAGATATTGCAACCGGTAAATTAACCGAAATTAGCGATAGAAACAGCAAAGGAGTTTCGCAATCTGATGCGACTTTCTCGAATGTGCCAAATGAGATTTGGTTTCTAACTGACAAGGACAATGAATTTGAGCGTTTAGCATCAATGAACTTAAAAACTAAGAAAACAACTTATTACACTAGTACTATTCCCTGGAATGTAGAAAATTACGACGTATCCGAAGATAAAAAATCGATTGTTTTTATTACGAACGAAGCGGGTTTAAACAAGATGTATTTGATGAATACGGCGACAAAGGCCTACAAAGAAGTAAAAAATCTTCCTATTGGTTTGATAAGCGATGCTCGTTTTACAAAAAACAATCAGAATATTTTCTTCAATCAGTCAACAGCGCAATCTGCCTCTGATGTGTACCAATTAAATATACAAACAGGAAAAACAAATCGTTGGACAGAAAGCGAATTGGGCGAAATGCAAAAATCGGACATGTCTGTACCTAAATATGTCGAATGGAAAAGTTTTGATGATTTAAAAATATCCGGATTTTATTATCCTGCTTCGCCAAAATTTAAAGGAAAAAGACCTGTTATTATTATGATTCACGGTGGACCTGAAGGACAGTCGATGGCTTCATTTTTAGGTTCAAATAACTTTTACACCAGTGAAATGGGCGTTTCGTTACTATACCCTAATGTTAGAGGTTCCTCTGGTTTTGGAAAAACCTATTTAGCTAAAGACAACGGTTTTTTAAGAGAAGATTCAGTTAAGGATATTGGTGCTTTATTAGATTGGATTGCTAAACAACCTGAATTAGACAAAGACAAAATCATGATTATGGGAGGCAGTTATGGTGGCTATTTGACCTTGGCGACAGCCTTTCATTATGCAGATAAAATAAAATGTTCCGTTGATATTGTTGGGATTTCAAACTTCAATACATTTTTGAAAAACACTGAAGAATACCGTCGTGATTTGAGAAGAGCGGAATATGGTGACGAAAGAGATCCTAAAATGGCAGCGTTTTTCGACAAAATGGCACCGCTGAATAATACTGACAAGATAAAGAAACCAATGTTTATTATTCAAGGAACAAATGACCCAAGAGTCCCGGTGACCGAAGCTATGCAAATGCGTGATAAACTAAAAGCACAAGGAAATACAGTGTGGTATCTAGAAGCGAAAGATGAAGGACACGGATTCAAAAAGAAAGCTAATATTGATTACCAACGTTTGGCTGTTATTAGATTTATGGAAGAATATTTAGTGAAGTAA
- a CDS encoding M13 family metallopeptidase translates to MKKTTNKQLLFVIPAIMGFALGQAQNAPSTKEPGINVNYMDKKVKPSNDFFRYVNGTWLDNTAIPNDRTRWGSFDELRQRTDADALEILKDATKNPAYKSNTDQGKAVNLYLTILDTVARNKAGIAPLKPYLAKINAVKNTKDLEALLIEMEPFGGIGFFGAGVGTDAKNSSRNVINLGPGSVGLPDRDYYVSDDADSKEKRAKYVLHVAKMLQFLGDKPAVAKANAEKILALETEMSKPRLDRVERRDRRKSYNPMTLAELSKLTPSINWNTYFTKIGLAKVDTVIVSQPKYMTALETIFKENKVADWKAYMCWSLLNRASSQLSTTVENANFDFYGKTLTGAVKQRPRDENALQTINGTMGEALGKLYVEKKFPAEAKAKAEKMIKNIFLAFENRINNLSWMSAETKVSAVAKLHKSRIKIGYPDKWKDYSALTIQSPKEGGTYFDNVKNMAQWRFNENIAELTKPVDKDKWGMSPQTVNAYYNPSNNEIVFPAAILQPPFYNYQADEAVNYGGIGGVIGHEISHGFDDSGSRYNADGNLVDWWTAEDLKQFSALTGALAAQYSALEPLPGTFVDGKFTLGENIGDLGGVNAAYDGLQLYLKENGNPGLIDGYTPEQRFFISWSTIWRSKMRDEALKNQVKTDPHSPAMYRAYVPLQNIDNFYKAFDIKATDGMYIAPEKRVRIW, encoded by the coding sequence ATGAAAAAAACAACTAATAAGCAATTGCTTTTTGTGATTCCTGCAATTATGGGTTTTGCTTTGGGTCAAGCCCAAAATGCCCCTTCAACTAAGGAACCTGGGATTAATGTCAACTATATGGACAAAAAAGTGAAACCAAGTAATGATTTCTTTCGCTATGTGAACGGAACTTGGTTGGACAATACCGCTATTCCAAATGACAGAACGCGATGGGGAAGTTTTGACGAATTACGTCAAAGAACGGATGCTGATGCTTTGGAAATCTTAAAAGATGCGACTAAGAATCCCGCTTACAAATCAAACACGGATCAAGGAAAAGCAGTCAATTTGTATCTAACTATTCTTGATACTGTAGCAAGAAACAAAGCTGGTATTGCTCCCTTAAAACCGTATTTAGCAAAAATTAACGCCGTTAAGAACACTAAGGATTTAGAGGCTTTACTTATCGAAATGGAACCTTTTGGTGGTATTGGCTTTTTTGGTGCTGGAGTAGGAACTGATGCTAAAAACAGTAGTAGAAATGTGATTAACTTAGGTCCAGGAAGCGTAGGATTACCTGATAGAGACTATTATGTTTCTGACGATGCGGATTCTAAAGAAAAACGTGCTAAGTATGTTTTACACGTTGCTAAAATGTTGCAATTTCTTGGTGATAAACCAGCTGTTGCCAAAGCAAATGCAGAAAAAATTCTAGCACTTGAAACTGAAATGTCTAAGCCAAGATTAGATAGAGTGGAACGCAGGGATCGTCGTAAGTCCTACAACCCAATGACTTTAGCTGAATTAAGTAAATTGACACCTTCTATTAATTGGAATACTTATTTTACAAAAATTGGTTTAGCAAAAGTGGATACGGTTATCGTTTCTCAACCAAAATACATGACGGCGCTAGAAACTATTTTTAAAGAAAATAAAGTAGCCGATTGGAAAGCATACATGTGCTGGAGTTTATTAAACAGAGCTTCTAGCCAGTTGTCGACTACTGTTGAAAATGCAAACTTCGATTTTTACGGAAAAACTTTAACAGGAGCTGTGAAGCAAAGACCTCGTGATGAAAATGCGCTTCAAACAATTAATGGAACAATGGGTGAAGCCCTTGGAAAATTATATGTAGAGAAAAAGTTTCCGGCTGAAGCCAAAGCTAAAGCGGAGAAAATGATCAAGAATATCTTTCTAGCGTTCGAAAACAGAATTAATAACTTGTCTTGGATGTCGGCAGAAACGAAGGTTAGTGCTGTTGCTAAATTGCATAAATCACGAATTAAAATTGGTTATCCTGACAAATGGAAAGATTATTCAGCTTTGACTATTCAGAGTCCAAAAGAAGGTGGAACTTATTTTGACAATGTTAAAAACATGGCGCAATGGCGTTTCAACGAAAATATTGCTGAGTTAACGAAGCCAGTTGATAAAGATAAATGGGGAATGTCGCCACAAACTGTGAATGCGTATTACAATCCATCCAATAACGAAATTGTATTTCCAGCAGCTATTTTACAACCACCTTTTTACAATTACCAAGCTGATGAAGCGGTGAACTATGGTGGAATAGGTGGTGTTATAGGACACGAAATCTCTCATGGTTTTGATGATTCAGGATCACGTTACAACGCTGATGGAAATTTAGTAGACTGGTGGACAGCCGAAGATTTGAAACAATTTTCAGCCTTAACGGGAGCACTTGCTGCTCAGTACAGCGCTTTAGAGCCTTTACCAGGAACTTTTGTTGATGGTAAATTTACTCTTGGTGAAAATATTGGAGATTTAGGTGGTGTAAATGCGGCTTATGATGGTTTGCAATTGTATTTAAAAGAAAATGGAAATCCAGGATTAATTGACGGATATACTCCAGAGCAACGTTTCTTTATTTCTTGGTCAACAATCTGGCGTTCAAAAATGCGCGACGAAGCGTTGAAAAACCAAGTAAAAACAGATCCGCACTCTCCAGCAATGTACCGTGCTTATGTACCGTTGCAAAACATAGATAATTTCTATAAAGCTTTTGATATTAAAGCAACTGATGGAATGTACATTGCTCCAGAAAAAAGAGTTAGAATCTGGTAA
- a CDS encoding SCO family protein, with amino-acid sequence MFELIKKYRIFLGVFIVFSVIVLSLFYSALKPQKTLPIYNPADVNPELVDSTVQYKSKYHTIADFSFTNQNGKTITQKDYEGKIYVADFFFTTCPTICPKMTANLSEIQAAFANNPKVKLLSHTVFPETDSVSALKTYAIEHKVDDNKWNLVTGDKKEIYTMARKSYLAVKLGKPSQLYDMVHTENFVLVDTKKRVRGFYDGTNKEDIKRLIEDITFLAAE; translated from the coding sequence ATGTTCGAATTAATCAAAAAATACCGCATCTTTTTAGGAGTCTTCATCGTTTTTTCAGTAATCGTTTTGTCATTATTTTATTCTGCTTTAAAGCCACAAAAAACGCTTCCTATATATAATCCCGCTGATGTAAATCCTGAATTAGTTGATAGCACCGTGCAATATAAAAGCAAGTATCACACTATCGCTGATTTTTCATTTACCAATCAGAACGGGAAAACGATTACTCAAAAAGATTACGAAGGCAAAATATACGTTGCTGATTTTTTCTTTACCACTTGCCCCACAATTTGCCCAAAGATGACCGCAAATTTATCTGAAATTCAAGCGGCATTTGCTAATAATCCAAAAGTAAAATTACTGTCTCATACCGTATTTCCAGAAACCGATAGTGTTTCCGCTTTAAAAACTTACGCTATAGAACATAAGGTTGACGATAATAAATGGAACTTAGTCACTGGCGACAAAAAGGAAATTTACACTATGGCCAGAAAATCGTATTTGGCTGTAAAATTGGGAAAACCCAGTCAATTATATGACATGGTTCATACTGAAAACTTTGTTTTGGTAGACACTAAAAAACGAGTTCGTGGTTTTTATGACGGGACCAACAAAGAAGATATCAAACGATTAATTGAAGATATTACGTTCTTAGCCGCAGAATAA
- a CDS encoding FeoA family protein — protein sequence MHTTIHSLKKGEQAIIKDFDIAVVPLKLLEMGCLPGNTVELLQIAPFGDPLFLNINGSHVAIRVETAKEIEVDIIKLNLW from the coding sequence TTGCATACCACAATACATTCTCTCAAAAAAGGCGAGCAAGCCATCATAAAAGATTTTGACATTGCTGTCGTTCCATTAAAATTATTGGAAATGGGCTGTTTGCCTGGCAATACAGTTGAATTACTTCAGATTGCTCCTTTTGGTGACCCTTTGTTTCTCAACATTAATGGTTCACATGTAGCTATTAGAGTAGAAACAGCAAAAGAAATTGAAGTTGACATTATAAAACTCAACTTATGGTAA